In Leptospira koniambonensis, a single genomic region encodes these proteins:
- a CDS encoding ArsR/SmtB family transcription factor, giving the protein MAAQKLEIKKTHLDSTIRGLKAVAHPDRLKILLHLSRKEHSVGELVDALGISQSAASQHLSKMKEAGYLGSKKVSNQVFYSIKDAKFKAFAKSLLQIFSK; this is encoded by the coding sequence ATGGCAGCCCAAAAGTTAGAAATTAAAAAAACTCATCTGGATTCTACCATCCGCGGACTTAAAGCAGTAGCTCATCCTGACAGATTAAAAATTCTTCTCCATCTTTCTAGAAAAGAACACAGCGTGGGAGAACTTGTAGACGCACTTGGTATCAGCCAATCAGCTGCTTCCCAACACTTAAGCAAAATGAAAGAAGCAGGATACTTAGGAAGCAAAAAAGTTTCTAACCAAGTATTCTACTCTATCAAAGATGCAAAATTCAAAGCATTCGCAAAATCTTTACTT